The Malus domestica chromosome 10, GDT2T_hap1 genome contains a region encoding:
- the LOC139188601 gene encoding uncharacterized protein, producing MALSEFSLQYVPHKAVKGQALADFLAQHPSPYGFGDTDVKIGMVATRNNYWTMYFDGFSTSSSADVGIIIQSPNHDRWYFSLKLDFDCTNNQAEYEALIIGLGLLHDLRATCALVLGDSELVINQLNGFFRCMSCTLAPYHMVASYLTESFDGITFEHISRIHNTDADELAQIASSAQLLGGKLGREIPVLRQLYPALVNQQILRRDNVIRTRVMSLPSLLDRQDSIEVCPVEAIPDDWRKPIMQYLDNPNGKHSRKTRVHATNYVMYQNELYRKGENGLLLLCLGPQEGA from the coding sequence atggcgttgtctgagtttagcttgcaatacgtgccccataaagctgtcaaaggccagGCGTTGGCCGACTTCCTTGCTCAACACCCTTCCCCCTACGGTTTTGGGGACACCGATGTCAAAATCGGCATGGTTGCAACACGCAACAACTactggacgatgtattttgatggtttCAGTACTTCGTCCTCGGCCGACGTTGGCATCATCATTCAATCTCCTAAccacgatcgttggtatttttcgctcaagttggatttcgactgcaccaataatcaggccgaatacgaagcccttatcATTGGCCTTGGCCTCCTTCATGACTTGCGGGCCACCTGTGCCCTCGTCCTCGGTGATTctgaacttgtgattaaccaacttaatgggtttttccgctgcatgagttgtactctggcaccctaccacatggttgccagctatttgaCCGAGTCCTTCGACGGTATTACGTTCGAGCATATTTCCCGGATCCATAATACTGAtgcagacgagttggctcaaatcgcctctAGTGCACAACTCCtagggggcaagctaggccgagaGATACCGGTGTTACGACagttatacccggccttggttaaccAGCAAATCCTCCGACGTGACAACGTGATAcgcaccagggtcatgtccttaccttcgttgttagatcgaCAAGACTCTATAGAGGTTTGTCCTGTCGAGGcaataccagatgattggagaaagcccattatgcagtaccttgacaatcccaatggcaaacatagtcgcaagacacgagttcacgccacgaactatgtcatgTATCAAAATGAGTTATACCGGAAAGGCGAGAATGGACTGCTACtactatgcctcggcccccaagagggTGCTTAG